The following are from one region of the Natronosporangium hydrolyticum genome:
- a CDS encoding class I SAM-dependent methyltransferase, with amino-acid sequence MRFRPGFYNTLYRLKVAPWDTGCRPVLTELVDAGRLTPADYPAVADLGCGTGAESVYLASKGFDPVVGVDFSPVAIRRATARAEAAGVAHRCHFYQADLTAPEVPGMTRTFDLICDFGVVDDTEQEDREAAVRLIHRISRPGSVVLIWAFQGDKSKKRWPATIAPMLAPGEEKALFGECFDIEYLPTRPNTLMLWMTRRTQ; translated from the coding sequence ATGCGTTTTCGTCCAGGCTTCTATAACACCCTGTATCGCCTGAAGGTGGCGCCCTGGGACACTGGTTGCCGACCCGTACTCACGGAGCTTGTCGACGCTGGCAGGCTCACGCCAGCCGACTACCCGGCTGTCGCCGATCTGGGTTGTGGCACGGGTGCTGAGTCTGTGTATCTCGCGAGCAAGGGTTTCGACCCGGTAGTGGGAGTGGACTTCTCGCCAGTGGCGATTCGTCGGGCAACTGCTCGGGCGGAGGCTGCTGGCGTCGCCCACCGTTGCCACTTCTATCAGGCAGACTTGACAGCTCCCGAGGTACCCGGCATGACCCGCACTTTCGACCTGATCTGCGACTTCGGTGTGGTCGACGACACCGAGCAGGAGGATCGCGAGGCAGCGGTGCGGTTGATCCACCGCATCAGTCGGCCGGGTTCGGTAGTGCTGATCTGGGCGTTTCAGGGCGACAAGTCGAAGAAACGCTGGCCGGCAACGATTGCGCCGATGCTCGCTCCGGGGGAGGAGAAGGCCCTCTTTGGCGAGTGCTTCGACATCGAGTACCTGCCGACCCGCCCGAACACCTTAATGCTGTGGATGACCAGGAGGACTCAATGA
- a CDS encoding acyl-CoA dehydrogenase family protein, protein MTTDTPAPLTWLPPADERWRATVADFAAGSIGPRVRSMDETGQVDPDLLRELFKAGLMGIEIPAAYGGVGGDLFQVVLGIAEVARVDPSVAVLVDVQNALVASALLRHGSGDQRRRQLPRLATRTVAAYAISEAAAGSDAFAMETTAYPDGPGYRLSGTKCWTSSAREAGLFLVFAKLHGQGLTAFLVERELTGVEVGEPITKLGLRASATCEVRLTDVKVKRADVVGGVGGGEVLAAETLAIGKLGIAAQQVGLADGALAAAVGYAGARHQFGQPIGDFQGVSFPLARIAAELAAARTLLYNTARLIQRGGAPAERLREAAMAKYFAAEVAERAASQSVETLGGNGYVSDYPVAKFYRDAKAGKIYEGTSNMQFRTIYSTLEFQRPSQPSDQAAE, encoded by the coding sequence ATGACGACCGACACGCCCGCGCCGTTGACCTGGTTGCCGCCAGCCGACGAGCGGTGGCGAGCGACCGTGGCCGATTTCGCGGCTGGGTCGATCGGACCCCGGGTCCGGAGCATGGACGAGACCGGCCAGGTGGATCCCGACCTGCTACGAGAGCTGTTCAAAGCCGGCCTGATGGGGATCGAGATTCCGGCCGCATACGGCGGGGTTGGCGGTGACCTCTTCCAGGTTGTGCTGGGGATCGCCGAAGTGGCTCGGGTGGATCCTTCAGTGGCAGTCCTGGTCGATGTGCAAAATGCACTGGTCGCCAGCGCACTGTTGCGGCATGGCAGCGGCGACCAGCGACGCCGGCAGCTGCCTCGGCTGGCAACCCGCACGGTGGCCGCTTACGCCATCTCCGAAGCAGCGGCCGGCAGCGACGCCTTCGCGATGGAGACCACCGCCTACCCAGACGGGCCGGGGTACCGGTTGTCGGGGACCAAGTGCTGGACAAGCAGTGCCCGGGAGGCCGGCTTGTTCCTCGTCTTCGCGAAGCTGCATGGGCAAGGTCTGACCGCTTTCCTGGTCGAGCGAGAGCTGACCGGCGTGGAAGTCGGCGAGCCGATCACGAAGCTCGGCCTCCGGGCGAGCGCAACCTGCGAGGTGCGTCTCACCGATGTGAAGGTCAAACGAGCCGACGTGGTGGGCGGCGTGGGCGGCGGCGAAGTGCTGGCAGCCGAGACTCTCGCCATCGGGAAGCTTGGAATCGCCGCCCAGCAGGTGGGCCTAGCCGACGGTGCGCTTGCGGCAGCTGTCGGCTACGCGGGGGCCCGGCATCAATTCGGCCAGCCAATTGGGGACTTCCAGGGCGTCTCTTTCCCGTTGGCAAGGATCGCCGCCGAACTCGCGGCAGCCCGAACCCTCCTCTACAACACAGCCCGGCTCATTCAGCGGGGCGGCGCTCCGGCAGAGCGACTACGGGAGGCAGCCATGGCCAAGTACTTCGCCGCCGAGGTGGCCGAGCGGGCTGCGAGCCAATCGGTAGAGACGCTGGGAGGAAATGGGTATGTTTCGGACTACCCGGTGGCGAAGTTCTATCGGGACGCAAAGGCCGGGAAGATCTATGAAGGAACCTCCAACATGCAGTTTCGGACGATCTACAGCACACTCGAGTTTCAACGACCGAGCCAACCGAGCGACCAGGCGGCGGAGTGA
- a CDS encoding FAD-dependent oxidoreductase — MNLDRPIIVAGGGIGGLTAALAMHRNGVPVAVYERRTEEDILGAPGSGLTVWSNAATPLGWLGLTKQLLARSQQIHAIHSYDAKGRPRFLLSTNKHIHPGALPSLSIGRFDLADILMSACRDRGIEVNYGVGVTGYQTAPDHVVVATTDQPVVGAALVGADGVRSAVLGQLHGRIPERYIGRTTYRGVAQGAKDLPPGVPQLFRDDASGIGGGVYPIADDRAAWTLSVRAPAGERDEPGQQQARAMELARVMPAAIRDRVARTSDEAIIRTDIWYHEWHQHWGEGLVTLLGDAAHAMPNDLGQGACQAIEDAVVLADALAARDFSTPGQLPAALRDYEQRRFDRVKWVRAQSVQVATAPEPTNVLLRWMMRQLARAYLSLAEKPMWRTMQRVPELTAADTPLAAAAQSREA; from the coding sequence ATGAACCTCGATCGTCCGATTATCGTCGCCGGGGGCGGGATCGGTGGCCTTACGGCGGCGCTGGCGATGCATCGCAACGGAGTCCCGGTCGCCGTGTATGAACGCCGCACTGAGGAGGACATTCTGGGTGCGCCCGGCAGCGGGCTGACGGTGTGGAGCAATGCAGCTACCCCGCTGGGCTGGCTGGGTCTGACCAAGCAGCTGCTCGCTCGGAGCCAGCAGATCCACGCCATCCACAGCTACGATGCGAAAGGGCGGCCACGGTTTCTCCTCTCTACAAACAAGCACATTCATCCCGGTGCCCTGCCGTCCCTGTCGATCGGGCGGTTTGACCTCGCCGACATCTTGATGTCGGCCTGCCGGGATCGTGGCATCGAAGTGAATTACGGTGTCGGGGTCACCGGGTATCAGACCGCCCCGGACCACGTTGTAGTGGCGACCACGGATCAGCCGGTGGTCGGGGCCGCGTTGGTCGGCGCAGACGGTGTGCGGTCGGCGGTGCTCGGGCAGTTGCATGGCCGGATCCCGGAGCGCTACATCGGGCGCACCACTTACCGGGGAGTGGCTCAAGGCGCCAAGGATCTGCCGCCCGGGGTGCCGCAGCTGTTTCGGGACGACGCTAGCGGTATCGGCGGTGGGGTCTACCCGATCGCTGATGACCGCGCGGCGTGGACCTTGTCCGTGCGGGCCCCCGCGGGCGAGCGGGATGAGCCCGGGCAGCAACAAGCGCGGGCGATGGAGCTGGCGCGAGTGATGCCGGCCGCGATCCGAGACCGAGTCGCCCGAACCTCCGACGAGGCGATCATTCGGACGGACATCTGGTATCACGAATGGCATCAGCACTGGGGCGAGGGTCTCGTGACGTTACTTGGCGACGCCGCCCACGCGATGCCTAATGATCTCGGGCAGGGGGCCTGCCAAGCGATCGAGGACGCGGTGGTGCTGGCCGACGCATTGGCCGCGCGTGACTTTTCGACGCCGGGACAGCTCCCAGCGGCACTACGCGATTATGAGCAGCGACGGTTCGATCGGGTGAAGTGGGTGCGGGCGCAGTCGGTTCAGGTGGCAACAGCGCCCGAGCCCACAAATGTGTTGCTGCGTTGGATGATGCGGCAGCTTGCCCGCGCCTACCTGTCCTTGGCAGAGAAGCCAATGTGGCGGACGATGCAGCGGGTTCCGGAGCTGACGGCCGCGGACACGCCCCTGGCGGCGGCGGCACAGAGCCGGGAAGCATGA
- a CDS encoding thioesterase II family protein, which produces MSDLLLFCLPYAGGSAPRVYGEWAHRVPEPIQVVPLELPGRGARIAEPLLTRVNALTDDALGAVLPRVDRPFALFGHSLGALIAFELARRLEHLHRRVPAHVIVSGHGAPQLPPSPETDYQLPMPEFKRRLRDLAGTPEEILANEELLELFAPIIRADFEAADTYRYRPTPRLSCPLTVYGGLTDPEAEVSTLSPWQEQTSAHCAVRVLPGGHFFLHHETDALLAGVVDDLLAALASDVH; this is translated from the coding sequence ATGTCTGACCTGCTGCTCTTCTGCCTTCCCTATGCCGGTGGTTCGGCTCCCCGGGTCTATGGTGAGTGGGCGCACCGCGTCCCCGAGCCGATCCAGGTAGTACCTCTGGAGCTGCCCGGTCGCGGGGCGCGCATCGCCGAGCCGTTGTTGACCCGGGTAAACGCACTCACCGATGACGCACTCGGGGCGGTCCTACCGCGAGTGGATCGTCCATTCGCCTTGTTTGGGCACAGCCTTGGGGCACTGATCGCCTTTGAGTTGGCCCGGCGCCTTGAGCACCTGCATCGGCGGGTTCCGGCCCACGTAATCGTCTCCGGACACGGTGCTCCGCAGCTGCCGCCTTCTCCGGAGACCGACTACCAGCTGCCCATGCCCGAGTTCAAGCGGCGACTGCGGGACCTGGCGGGTACCCCGGAAGAGATCCTCGCCAATGAGGAGCTTCTGGAGCTGTTCGCGCCGATTATTCGGGCTGACTTCGAGGCGGCTGACACCTATCGGTACCGGCCGACACCCCGGTTGAGTTGCCCGTTGACGGTCTACGGTGGGCTGACGGATCCGGAAGCCGAGGTATCGACCCTATCGCCGTGGCAGGAGCAGACCAGCGCACACTGCGCGGTGCGAGTCCTTCCCGGCGGCCACTTTTTTCTGCACCACGAGACCGATGCCTTGTTGGCAGGGGTCGTCGATGACCTGCTTGCCGCGCTAGCGAGCGATGTGCACTAG